The window CTCTTCATCATCAATTATCTCATGTATTACAGGCTTGGAGGTAGGTTCGTCTAATGCAGTGCTTAGGTGTGAGATCAGCTAAAAATGGAATAGCAATGCTGTGCTCAATTAAATAGCAATTCAGTTAACCAAGTATTAAATTAACGTGTTACAAAAACTAATAATGAAACGTATGCATGAACAGTTCATCAAAAGCCGTTTGATAAGTCAAGTATATATAGTCTTTGCTGTTTGGCAAAAAGTTAGTAACACAATTAGTGAGCAAGCTCAGTATCATGGGCCTACCGTGAGCACTAAATATGCAAAAGATCATCAACTAATAACATCTTCATAGTAATGCATGAGCCAATCTTGATTTAAACTAATTGATTAAAAACGAGCAACCTTACCATAATCTGGATAACAAATTTCAACTTGGGCGTACAATTTGGTGGTCAAATGGATATTAAAACAAAGATTGAAATTACTTAACAATCGATATTCTACAGCGCAGTAATAGGattataaatatacagaaaagtctttaatttttatgaaaatgagAACAGCTGTTTCATCAACACTTGGGGAAcaaaaaagcaatatttttagaGCTGTTTTTCTTGATGATTTAGGCATTCCGTATACAATACTTCTAAAGTTGAATTGAATAATTAGCAAGCTCTTTGTCTTGAGTTTTGAGATGACTGTTTGAGTAAAAGCGCCTATTGCTAGCTTAGCAATTGCCAATAATTCAGCTAAGTTAGAAGATGAAAGGTGGAAGCTGAAGTTAAGGTTTAAGGCTACACTTCGCGAAAAGTATAGCCAAAGCATAGTGCACATATATTTGCTATAGCTACACACCAGTGTTACTAGGCAATGTGGCGTGTTGACAAGTAAATTGATCCAATGAGAATTGGCCTCAGTTGTGTGAAGGCCATGACGTGCTTGCTGGATTCCCTATGACTGCTATCCAAGTATGAACTTATGTATTATCTGATAAGAATCAGCAACAACTTGAGATAATCAATAAGGTTTGTGAAGTTATTTGCATTGCGAATTTCGCTCAACAAAGAAATGCTTTACATTAATGATGAAAACAAGcagttccaaaatattttagGTTCACAGGAAATCAAACTAAAGAAAAGAAGAGTTTGACAGATTTAAATGTTAAAACCATTGAATAAAGGgttttataaaaagtttctCTTTACATTAGTGACGATCTTAGATAAAACTAGCTTGTTTGGAAATGAAGAAAATAGATTAAGAATTGTTAGAATCATATATTTCACTCGATCACAGATGTGTTGATTTCCTCTCTACTGACATAAACTAAGAAAATAAAAGGCACTGTTAGAATCCCACCATTTCATTTGGCAACGCACCATTTCTAACATCATGAAGCAATATAGGGTATGCACATTGCAACAGTACTAACTTGGAACTTGTTTTTGTGGGTGCTGAGTTAATTAGTGATTTTGTCTTTAGTGGTTTCTTAAAGGCatctaccataaaacctctatttaaatgccatagcgctctatttttcattcTTTTCCCTAGAGTGGTGTTCAAAAAGATgttgcgttcaaatagaggctggcgttgtataatttttcaaatagctcgtcagaattttgtgaaggtaaatttaacagttttacgggcgaagcgaatgtcgtcATATTTTGCACTCCCCTTCAGGCGGAGCTATATTAACCCTTTTGAATGCAACAAATCTGTTAACTCTTCTCTATCtctaaatgaatatgcatcggGAAgtcaagaaatatctctaccagttgatatctattgctcgcaattaatctgcgatgatattataacctgtgccttgctttgcaatttgctaaagctttcaattttctatttcattctaaatttgaaggcatacttttttataactattattaataatgttgcataaaagctcattgcagtcattgatatgtttacagccaaaactggtttttatgtgcaatagaataGGAATTaggagcgtcgatccattgtaagccgtatTCAGATAATtacaaggatgctatcaaataatatgctataaatttgcaaatttattagttatacatgtacaataacaTTCTAGCAAATgctacaattatatattcaagaacacaTGAAATAAACTAACCACacttttacgtgttgcatttcgcacaaatgataaaatgttAGCCACATGGGTGCTAAGCACGAccttagcctaaaactagttgtttaTATTCCATCATAAACGTCAACCGCTTTTTACATACGTCAAAATATTAAGACCGGGTTAAACAAGGGACTTTTactagcctgatacagttattaattatttttatggtgttgctttcaaagttttaatggaaaACTAAAAACTTGGAATTGGAAAATGGTTTTGATACCAACAGAAGcgacaaaagaattaatttttattgatgcattcgagtcattattagtacgatttttTGGGCACTTCCTTACTGATTACATGCTATtttgggttcgtaaagatcaaagaatgtcaatgtATTGGTCAAATGGAGGTTGAGTTCAATGAAAAGGTGGCGCTTTACTTTTCAACCCTGATCCTACAGTGGCAGGCAAATGGAgctggtgttcaaataaaggtggcattcaattagaggttttacgctATCTTTGAGCTAGAATGCTAGAACACAAATTTGTATGGAATTTTAATTAGTGCAAACTTCTGTTAGTCATCATAACTCAAAATATGAGTTATTATCCTAAACACTTTAATTATGATACAGTAAAAAGGGGACAAGGGCCACAGAACTGATTTATCAGTACTGATAGGCATAGCAAATAGTAAGACGTTTCAGACCTATGGAGGTAATCCCAAAAGTTTTTTGTAGGTAAATAAGTTTTATGCCCTAAACCTCGATTTGGAAAGTGCGAAAGGGATTCGCCAGAAATTAGTGGGGTCATCAACAGATAATGGGATTACAGAATTTTAATAGATAAACTGCAAAAAAGTGGCCCATCTGACATAACGATTGCGCTTAACATTAAAGATATTTCATTTCATTGTTCGCAATTTTTATTTGTGTAGGATGGACAGTTACCGCTATACTTATTTTATAGAGCAAATTCAGTTATTTGATAACCATTCATATTTAGTTCCTTGATAAGTTTGAAATATAGCATTGCTGGAATTAAGTTCATACAACAGCATTAACGGGCAGCAAAAGAGAAAATCGATGACAGTGTAGTGACAATACAGTAATGGCACTGTCAGAATGCAAATGTGAGCCCCGCTAATCAGTCTTGCAATTGCGCCTAACGAAGTATTAATGTCTAGCCGACAGCGCAGAATCTATAATAAAATTTTCTCTTAATGAAACCATTGTAAATCTTTGTGTGCAATGCAAGATATGTTACTGCTTAGTCGCATCTCGGTTAACAGTACGCAATTCACAACCTGCTTAGGAACACTTGACAAACACATGTTTCAATAAATTCAATTCGCAGTTTAGTGAGCAAGTCCAATATGCCATGAACAACTATGTGCACTACAAGTTACAAACCAAAAAGATATGAACTGGTTTTTCTTCAGTCTAATCATTATTAAGAAAAAAGCAAACAAATCGTTATCACAATTTTTTTCACTAAAAATCATCAAGCTTAATTCCACATTTATTGAGCTGATAATTATGTATTCAATAAACAGGACATAAAGTTTCttatcacatatatatatatgtatctgctCAGTATAGTATCAATCAAAACTTGATGCTCTGATAACGAAgcttacacttaaaaaaacatttggtaGGTAATTACTAACCTTGTTTAACCTATCATCAGGTTCTACCGCAGATGAGGAAAGCTTGGCTTTTTTGCAAGGGATGTGTCCATCTTCATCATCAGATGTGATGCAGGTGCTACCCTTATGATCAACATACAGTTTGTGAGATTCCCTCTTACATTTGTGAACCATTGTTGGTTCTGTAAAATTTGCATCACCTAAATTTTGACACTCTTTCAACTCAGGTTCAAGACCTAGCTCTGAGGAATTTGCACTGCTAGGTGTATTCAGATCCTTCATGCAACGCTTTAGTTTGCTACTAGCATTTTTTTGATTTGATCTTTCTGTGGACTTCTGACAAATCAAGGTTGGCTCATCGTTTAGCTGCGGTGGAGAGATGACTTCATCATTGACATCTGCTCTGAGCTCTTCTGGTGATAGGAGCGGCTGAGTGTTGCTGGGTAAATGTTCGGCTGATGCATCTAAATTAAAATCACTAGATGTCAACACAATTACAATAGGCGATGAATTTTCGGAATCTCCTCCTGGCTTAGTGGTTAATTCTGCTGTAGCTGAAAGTTTGACGTCGGAATTCACTGGGCAGTCGCTGTTTTTCGGCAGTCCTAAAGACCTTGTTTGGTTCAAGGTGTGAGAAGATTGTTCCGATGAGCCCACTTTACTGAGCCCATTTTTTTGAGGATTATCACAAATTAATGACTTTGTTGATTTCAAACAATTATTTAATATTCCTGAATTGTTCTCAAAATCTTGCTCTGTTGTGGATCTATTTTCGTCAACTATTATAGGTTCCGAGTTCTTTTTAGTATTTGCTGCAATCACAGCTTGAATTTCATTATTACTTGCCTGTTGTGTAACGTCATTACTACTGACTATAGGTGCTTTATGAATAGTCACAGAGGATACATCTTCTGAAGACTTGTCAGGTCTTGTTTCATTATATAACGTAGAAGGTAgagattttaaaattggtaatgTGTTAGAAACCTTCAACGCGGGGACTGACTTGAAAGCGGCTTCTGTTGTATTGGTGGACTGACTTGTACTCAACAATTGCTTGCTGTTTGATTGCATTTCATTAGCAGCTAGAGTGTTCACAGCTGTGCAAGAAGAGGCAGGTTGACTGTTAGAATCATCCATTAAGTCAATGcctgaaataaaaattgtaaaagaaaTAAGGTGCATTGCAAGTTTGAAATTAAACCAGCTTATTAGTGTGAAACAGGCAATGAAGCTAGCTTCAAGCAAAGGTTTTCTGAAAATTGGAAAACACAGATACAAACATCACTTTGATATGCAGTTAAGGCGTCAGTACATAAAACCATCTTTATACCTTCCAATAGGGTATCATCGCAATTTTGCGCTTCTGCATCTTCTTCTTCAGATTCTCCAAGAATGGCATCCCCATTAGTTTCATCTACGGTGACAACTTCAGATGCTTGTCGTTGCAACTGGTGGTCAGCACTGTTTTTGTATCCATTAGATAAGTGGCTTTCTAATGGCACCATTTTTTTAGCATGCCTTTCAGGAGATTGTCCAGTAGCACTTTTGTTTAGACCATTCAGCACAGATTGAAGTCCAGCTTTAAATCTTCGACCAATTGCTTCTGGGACTGTGGAGGTTGGACAACTTTCCATTTTATGTCTCCTAAATGTCTACAAACCATTAACACGGAGAACATACAACCTTGTCAGGCTGCAAACTAACAACACAAATTTTGATTTAGGGCAAGTGAAGTATTAAcaactatttttatttgatatcTTACATGCGGGAATGGCCAAAAGCTTCTACATGGAATGCTTAGGGATGAAAAGAATGCCTATCAAACCGgaatgctaaaacaaaatgGCATGACCAAAGGCATATAACAGCTATTTAAAGCACACCTACAAAATGAAGACTGGAAACTAAAGTGAGGAGGCAGATGAGAATTTCCAAAACGAAAGtcttttaaaaaactatttagtGAGTGGATAGTTGATATGCAGCTGAATAATAGAAATGAACAGTAGTATGCGAGAAACATGAAATTGAAGCTTATTTCTTCAAACCATCTGTAGGCAAAAATAAATGGATTATTTTAGAAGGACTTCAGCAAAAGTGCTTTTATTCATTT of the Watersipora subatra chromosome 4, tzWatSuba1.1, whole genome shotgun sequence genome contains:
- the LOC137395244 gene encoding activating transcription factor 7-interacting protein 2-like encodes the protein MESCPTSTVPEAIGRRFKAGLQSVLNGLNKSATGQSPERHAKKMVPLESHLSNGYKNSADHQLQRQASEVVTVDETNGDAILGESEEEDAEAQNCDDTLLEGIDLMDDSNSQPASSCTAVNTLAANEMQSNSKQLLSTSQSTNTTEAAFKSVPALKVSNTLPILKSLPSTLYNETRPDKSSEDVSSVTIHKAPIVSSNDVTQQASNNEIQAVIAANTKKNSEPIIVDENRSTTEQDFENNSGILNNCLKSTKSLICDNPQKNGLSKVGSSEQSSHTLNQTRSLGLPKNSDCPVNSDVKLSATAELTTKPGGDSENSSPIVIVLTSSDFNLDASAEHLPSNTQPLLSPEELRADVNDEVISPPQLNDEPTLICQKSTERSNQKNASSKLKRCMKDLNTPSSANSSELGLEPELKECQNLGDANFTEPTMVHKCKRESHKLYVDHKGSTCITSDDEDGHIPCKKAKLSSSAVEPDDRLNKLISHLSTALDEPTSKPVIHEIIDDEEDDGLEPIHLKKNGLASFYDAIIKSDVVKDSYHEELKQRHKELRIKNNMDSKKIQKILHEMKSVREKLKLINIRPAQRSVSTQLSVEKLQVPLNHSGVKVVKSTVLSHKALSEQRKAIESAKLLAAVNKGRDDWQAKQQSEANAVRLAEQAAKKAAEDKARIAAAAAAANRHIKSSPSLKPPSKTINSGQKIASSASNEVIDLTSEEDSSKPTSPMSSACVGRSKPTSETLRSQSTMVSTPQPIHPAPLPQCPLTGQSGDLLKPNAPRLELTSKEDGIVLQWSMTLTKNHARIATYQIFGYKERPGPITGLEWKKVGDLKALPLPMACTLTQFQTGHKYHFAVRAVDELGRTGPFGAPRSTKLN